A region of Pyxidicoccus parkwaysis DNA encodes the following proteins:
- a CDS encoding bifunctional metallophosphatase/5'-nucleotidase, protein MRSPRLVLVALVALSAACASTPSSTPPGVVGSTASAASAGPVRLTLVGLNDFHGHVEPGRTVLKDGQVVEEGGAATLAAYVARLRADNPGGVLLVDGGDLFQGTLPSNLTEGAIVVDVYNRLGVAAAAIGNHEFDYGPVGPASMPKGPGEDPLGALKARIQQARFPMLSANLRDAATGQRPAWTGNDGTALVTVKGVKVGLVGLTTESTPESTNPVNVASLRFLPLAPAALEGARSLRARGADVVVVVAHAGAKCPDLKNPHDTSNCDRGDSEILSMLDGLPPGTVDAVVAGHTHQAVGVFYRGVPVIETSGMARSLGVVELYVDPASHHVDSERTRLQAAIPLCAKVDAATSSCDARRLKEQPQVKLVQATFLGAPVVPDAEVERMLAPALKTAREAEARPLGISAAAPLTRGYVQESVLGNLLADAIRDTARADVALMNPGGIRADLPPGPLTFGQVYEVLPFDNTVAVLQLSGAELRRLLELATNTDRGAVFPVSGVELTLGKCPGPQRLQGVTLAGGAPLEPGKTYRVALPDFLARGGDGLQPLIQSLPPERVDLTPVRGMDLRDALVAYGKSRGGTLPTPALGRVRYTGVAECSGAVR, encoded by the coding sequence ATGCGTTCTCCGCGTCTCGTCCTCGTCGCGCTGGTGGCCCTGTCCGCCGCCTGCGCCAGCACTCCTTCCTCGACTCCGCCCGGCGTCGTCGGCTCCACCGCGAGCGCCGCCTCGGCGGGGCCCGTCCGGCTCACCCTGGTGGGTCTCAACGACTTCCACGGGCACGTGGAGCCCGGCCGCACCGTCCTGAAGGACGGGCAGGTGGTGGAGGAGGGTGGGGCGGCCACGCTCGCGGCCTACGTGGCGCGGCTGCGCGCGGACAACCCGGGCGGGGTGCTGCTGGTGGACGGCGGCGACCTCTTCCAGGGCACGCTGCCCTCCAACCTCACGGAGGGGGCCATCGTCGTCGACGTGTACAACCGCCTGGGTGTCGCGGCGGCGGCCATCGGCAACCACGAGTTCGACTACGGCCCGGTGGGGCCGGCCTCCATGCCGAAGGGCCCGGGCGAGGACCCGCTGGGTGCCCTCAAGGCCCGCATCCAGCAGGCGCGCTTCCCCATGCTGTCCGCCAACCTGCGCGACGCGGCGACGGGCCAGCGCCCGGCGTGGACGGGCAATGACGGCACGGCGCTCGTCACGGTGAAGGGCGTGAAGGTGGGGCTGGTGGGGCTCACCACCGAGTCCACGCCCGAGTCCACCAACCCCGTCAACGTGGCGTCGCTGCGCTTCCTGCCGCTTGCGCCCGCCGCGCTGGAGGGGGCCCGCTCCCTGCGCGCGCGCGGCGCGGACGTGGTGGTGGTGGTGGCGCACGCCGGCGCGAAGTGCCCGGACCTGAAGAACCCGCACGACACGTCGAACTGCGACCGGGGGGATTCGGAAATCCTGTCCATGCTGGACGGGCTGCCGCCGGGCACGGTGGACGCGGTGGTGGCCGGGCACACGCACCAGGCCGTGGGCGTCTTCTACCGCGGCGTGCCCGTCATCGAGACGTCGGGCATGGCGCGCTCGCTGGGCGTGGTGGAGCTGTACGTGGACCCGGCCAGCCACCACGTGGACTCCGAGCGCACCCGCCTCCAGGCCGCGATTCCCCTCTGCGCGAAGGTGGACGCGGCCACAAGCTCGTGCGACGCGCGGCGCCTGAAGGAGCAGCCGCAGGTGAAGCTGGTGCAGGCCACCTTCCTCGGCGCGCCGGTGGTGCCGGACGCGGAGGTGGAGCGGATGCTGGCTCCCGCGCTGAAGACGGCGCGCGAGGCCGAGGCGCGTCCGCTGGGAATCTCCGCCGCCGCGCCGCTGACGCGGGGCTACGTGCAGGAGAGCGTGCTGGGCAACCTGCTCGCGGACGCCATCCGCGACACGGCGCGCGCGGACGTGGCGCTGATGAACCCCGGCGGCATCCGCGCGGACTTGCCGCCGGGCCCGCTCACCTTCGGGCAGGTGTACGAGGTCCTGCCCTTCGACAACACCGTGGCGGTGCTCCAGCTCAGCGGCGCGGAGCTGCGGCGCCTGCTGGAGCTGGCCACCAACACGGACCGCGGCGCCGTCTTCCCCGTGTCCGGCGTGGAGCTGACGCTGGGCAAGTGCCCCGGCCCGCAGCGGCTGCAGGGCGTGACGCTGGCGGGTGGTGCGCCGCTGGAGCCGGGGAAGACGTACCGGGTGGCGCTGCCGGACTTCCTCGCGCGCGGCGGTGACGGCCTCCAGCCCCTCATCCAGTCGCTGCCTCCCGAGCGCGTGGACCTCACGCCGGTGCGCGGCATGGATTTGCGTGACGCGCTCGTGGCGTACGGCAAGTCCCGGGGCGGCACCCTGCCCACGCCCGCGCTGGGACGCGTGCGCTACACGGGTGTCGCGGAATGTTCCGGCGCAGTGCGGTGA
- a CDS encoding myxosortase-dependent phytase-like phosphatase — protein MRNPLPLALAALLAGTAASAQPVTVAPTRETQPNPGVVSGALRDVALWVNPADGGASLLISAYDNANAGLVTFGVDGTELEAELPDGPALSVALHDDFPLGSTSRTLVVTANPNFNGLGAYRLEPGGTDQVVRIGNAGFLSGRQYASVALYRSPVSRRFFVFAGTAGGRLEQFEISGADGGVTATPVRVLATAGGSIAGIVADEDTGRLFVTEAGQGLWRYSAEADGGQDRLNLASVGSQLSTEVGRVALYKASNGEGYILVADTAANAFAVLERRSEAVVGKFTVIADGGIDAVDGPRALAVSSRPVGPDFSSGLFVAHDSINTPAENLKLMPWASVANAFNPPLRVETQQADAGTDAGTSGNDGGTIGGPPPPPSNGGGDEDDGKGCSCAAASVPASALLGLLALALAGRRRRS, from the coding sequence ATGCGCAACCCACTACCCCTGGCCCTGGCTGCACTTCTCGCGGGGACGGCCGCGTCCGCGCAGCCCGTCACCGTGGCCCCTACCCGGGAGACCCAACCGAACCCCGGCGTCGTCAGCGGGGCGCTCCGGGACGTCGCCCTGTGGGTGAACCCCGCCGACGGGGGAGCCAGCCTGCTCATCAGCGCGTATGACAACGCCAACGCGGGCCTGGTGACGTTCGGCGTGGACGGGACGGAGCTCGAGGCGGAGCTGCCGGACGGGCCGGCCCTCAGCGTGGCCCTGCATGACGACTTCCCGCTGGGGAGCACCAGCCGGACGCTGGTGGTGACGGCCAACCCCAACTTCAACGGGCTGGGGGCGTACCGGCTGGAGCCGGGCGGCACGGACCAGGTGGTGCGCATCGGCAACGCGGGGTTCCTCTCGGGCCGGCAGTACGCCTCCGTGGCGCTCTACCGCAGCCCCGTCTCCCGCCGCTTCTTCGTCTTCGCGGGCACCGCGGGCGGGCGGCTGGAGCAGTTCGAGATTTCGGGCGCGGACGGTGGCGTGACGGCCACCCCGGTGCGCGTGCTGGCCACGGCGGGCGGAAGCATCGCCGGCATCGTCGCGGACGAGGACACGGGCCGGCTGTTCGTCACCGAGGCGGGGCAGGGCCTGTGGCGCTACTCCGCCGAGGCGGATGGGGGACAGGACCGGCTGAACCTCGCCTCCGTGGGCAGCCAGCTCAGCACCGAGGTGGGCCGGGTGGCGCTGTACAAGGCGAGCAATGGCGAGGGCTACATCCTCGTCGCGGACACTGCGGCGAATGCGTTCGCCGTCCTGGAGCGCCGCTCCGAGGCCGTGGTGGGGAAGTTCACCGTGATTGCGGACGGCGGCATCGACGCGGTGGACGGGCCCAGGGCCCTGGCGGTGTCGTCGCGGCCGGTGGGGCCGGACTTCTCCAGCGGGCTCTTCGTCGCGCACGACAGCATCAACACGCCCGCGGAGAACCTGAAGCTGATGCCCTGGGCGTCGGTGGCCAACGCCTTCAACCCGCCGCTGCGTGTGGAGACGCAGCAGGCGGATGCCGGGACGGACGCGGGCACGAGCGGCAACGACGGCGGTACCATCGGCGGCCCGCCGCCTCCGCCCTCCAACGGCGGTGGCGACGAGGATGACGGCAAGGGGTGCTCCTGCGCCGCGGCCTCGGTGCCCGCCTCGGCGCTGCTCGGGCTGCTCGCCCTGGCGCTGGCCGGCCGTCGCCGCCGGAGCTGA
- the gmd gene encoding GDP-mannose 4,6-dehydratase produces MATKRALITGITGQDGSYLAELLLSKGYEVHGMVRRSSEEKFERIQHLHGKIQLHQGDLLDQFSLAALLNLVKPDEVYNLAAQSFVPTSWNQPVLTGEFTALGVTKMLEAIRHTRPQVRFYQASSSEMFGKVLEVPQTEETPFYPRSPYGVAKAYGHHITVNYRESFGLFAVSGILFNHESPRRGLEFVTRKVTYNVARIKLGLQDKLPMGNLDAKRDWGFAGDYVDAMWRMLQQQEPDDYVVATNETHTVRELVEIAFGRVGLDYQKHVHIDPAFVRPAEVDLLIGDYAKAKKKLGWEPTVRFKQLVEMMVDADLERLKAGQR; encoded by the coding sequence ATGGCGACCAAGCGCGCACTCATTACAGGCATCACGGGGCAGGACGGCAGCTACCTCGCGGAGCTGCTGCTCTCGAAGGGCTATGAAGTTCACGGCATGGTGCGCCGCTCGTCGGAAGAGAAGTTCGAGCGTATCCAGCACCTGCACGGCAAGATTCAGCTCCACCAGGGCGACCTGCTGGACCAGTTCTCGCTGGCGGCGCTGCTGAACCTGGTCAAGCCCGACGAGGTCTACAACCTCGCGGCGCAGTCCTTCGTGCCCACGAGCTGGAACCAGCCCGTGCTCACCGGCGAGTTCACCGCGCTGGGCGTCACGAAGATGCTGGAAGCCATCCGCCACACCCGCCCGCAGGTGCGCTTCTACCAGGCCTCCTCCAGCGAGATGTTCGGCAAGGTGCTGGAAGTTCCCCAGACGGAGGAGACGCCCTTCTACCCGCGCAGCCCGTACGGCGTGGCGAAGGCCTACGGCCACCACATCACCGTCAACTACCGCGAGTCCTTCGGCCTGTTCGCGGTGAGCGGCATCCTCTTCAACCACGAGTCCCCGCGCCGCGGCCTCGAGTTCGTCACGCGCAAGGTGACGTACAACGTCGCGCGCATCAAGCTGGGCCTCCAGGACAAGCTGCCCATGGGCAACCTGGACGCCAAGCGCGACTGGGGCTTCGCGGGTGACTACGTGGACGCCATGTGGCGCATGCTCCAGCAGCAGGAGCCGGACGACTACGTGGTGGCCACCAACGAGACGCACACCGTGCGCGAGCTGGTGGAGATTGCCTTCGGCCGCGTGGGCCTGGACTACCAGAAGCACGTGCACATCGACCCGGCCTTCGTGCGCCCCGCCGAGGTGGACCTGCTCATCGGCGACTACGCCAAGGCGAAGAAGAAGCTGGGCTGGGAGCCAACCGTGCGCTTCAAGCAGCTGGTGGAGATGATGGTGGACGCCGACCTGGAGCGGCTCAAGGCGGGGCAGCGGTAG
- a CDS encoding Hsp70 family protein has translation MRIVGIDLGTTHCAVASVDPSKGAGAPVEDFPIPQLVRQGEVAPRALLPSTVYVPAGHELAAESLRLPWGDDGGPWVVGELARWQGARVPGRLVSSAKSWLCHPGVDRSAPILPWGAPADVQKVSPVDASAMLLTHMARAWDYAHPGAPLSRQEVVITVPASFDEAARALTVSAARKAGLEKFTLLEEPQAAFYDYTARHRTDLEQTLANVRLVLVVDVGGGTTDFTLVHAGISPEGPMLRRLAVGDHLMLGGDNMDAALARRVEEKLFPDGRRLSATQWTQAIQAARTAKEALLGNAPPEKYGVSLVGGGSKLLGGTLSTELSRDEAHALVLDGFFPPSAPTERPRRAARMALQELGLPYVQDPAVTRHLAAFLAQHAAAGFSALGEAPPSEGALPRPDAILLNGGVFNSPQISERLVQALSAWWPNAPRIPLLRHTSLELAVARGAAYYGLVRRGHGLRIGGGAARAYYVGLQRPADSAEQPALCLIPRGFEEGQKVDLGERPFTLTLGRPVQFQLYSTTSDRIDKPGDLIPLAEDLKPLPPIHTLLKSASGKVAEVPVHLQAALTEIGTLELYCVSNVADERWRLEFELRGTGGSHELTVTESMPARFVEAKDNIERVYGNKPLPIGPKDVKQLVRTLEKALGPRDTWRVPVLREMWSTLFAGASKRRRTEDHERVFYSLTGFSLRPGFGYPLDGWRAEQTFGLFDALVQHHTDKAVWTEFWVMWRRIAGGLTEAQQQKLYAYLQPHLARRVPPDAPPPGKLKGIQPEGLEEMVRTVASLEHLAPGDKSEVGRWIAARLKAEAKSGGPWAWALGRLGARVPLYGSGHKVVDVETAEAWLTLLLDMDLRKIDGAPFAAAQLARLTGDRTRDISPALRERTEKELVAAKAHEAWVRMVREVVALEAADEARALGDTLPAGLRLS, from the coding sequence ATGCGAATCGTCGGCATCGACCTGGGAACCACCCACTGCGCGGTGGCGTCCGTGGACCCCTCGAAGGGCGCGGGCGCCCCCGTGGAGGACTTCCCGATTCCCCAGCTCGTCCGGCAGGGTGAAGTGGCTCCCCGGGCCCTGCTGCCCTCCACCGTGTACGTGCCCGCCGGCCACGAACTGGCCGCCGAGTCCCTCAGGCTTCCCTGGGGCGATGACGGCGGCCCGTGGGTGGTGGGCGAGCTGGCCCGCTGGCAGGGCGCCCGCGTGCCGGGCCGCCTCGTCTCCAGCGCGAAGAGCTGGCTGTGCCACCCGGGCGTGGACCGCTCCGCGCCCATCCTCCCGTGGGGCGCTCCGGCGGACGTGCAGAAAGTCTCTCCGGTGGACGCCAGCGCCATGCTGCTCACGCACATGGCCCGCGCGTGGGACTACGCGCACCCGGGCGCGCCGCTGTCCAGGCAGGAGGTGGTGATTACCGTCCCCGCCTCCTTCGACGAGGCCGCGCGCGCCCTCACGGTGAGCGCCGCGCGCAAGGCCGGGCTGGAGAAGTTCACCCTGCTGGAGGAGCCGCAGGCGGCCTTCTACGACTACACCGCGCGCCACCGGACGGATTTGGAGCAGACGCTCGCCAACGTGCGACTGGTGCTGGTGGTGGACGTGGGTGGCGGCACCACGGACTTCACGCTGGTGCACGCGGGAATCTCCCCGGAAGGCCCCATGCTGCGGCGGCTCGCGGTGGGCGACCACCTGATGCTGGGCGGCGACAACATGGACGCCGCGCTGGCGCGCCGGGTGGAGGAGAAGCTCTTCCCCGACGGTCGCCGCCTGTCCGCCACGCAGTGGACGCAGGCCATCCAGGCCGCGCGCACCGCGAAGGAGGCGCTGCTCGGCAACGCGCCGCCGGAGAAGTACGGCGTGTCGCTGGTGGGCGGGGGCAGCAAGCTCCTGGGCGGCACGCTGTCCACGGAGCTGTCGCGCGACGAGGCCCACGCGCTGGTGCTGGACGGCTTCTTCCCTCCTTCCGCGCCCACGGAGCGCCCGCGCCGCGCCGCGCGCATGGCGCTCCAGGAGTTGGGCCTGCCGTACGTGCAGGACCCGGCGGTGACGCGGCACCTGGCGGCCTTCCTCGCGCAGCACGCGGCGGCGGGCTTCTCCGCGCTGGGCGAAGCGCCTCCGTCCGAGGGCGCCCTGCCCCGCCCCGACGCCATCCTCCTCAACGGCGGCGTCTTCAACTCGCCGCAGATTTCCGAGCGGCTGGTGCAGGCCCTCTCCGCGTGGTGGCCCAACGCGCCGCGCATTCCGCTGCTGCGCCACACCTCGCTGGAGCTGGCCGTGGCGCGCGGCGCGGCGTACTACGGGCTGGTGCGGCGCGGGCATGGCCTGCGCATCGGCGGTGGCGCGGCGCGCGCGTACTACGTGGGCCTGCAGCGGCCGGCGGACAGCGCGGAGCAGCCGGCGCTGTGCCTCATCCCCCGCGGCTTCGAAGAAGGCCAGAAGGTGGACCTGGGCGAGCGCCCCTTCACGCTCACCCTCGGACGGCCGGTGCAGTTCCAGCTCTACTCCACCACGAGCGACCGCATCGACAAGCCGGGAGACCTCATCCCGCTGGCGGAAGACTTGAAGCCCCTGCCGCCCATCCACACGCTGCTCAAGAGCGCGTCCGGCAAGGTGGCGGAGGTGCCCGTGCACCTGCAGGCCGCGCTGACGGAGATTGGCACGCTGGAGCTGTACTGCGTCTCCAACGTCGCGGACGAGCGCTGGCGCCTGGAGTTCGAGCTGCGCGGCACGGGCGGCTCGCACGAGCTCACCGTCACCGAGTCCATGCCCGCGCGCTTCGTGGAGGCGAAGGACAACATCGAGCGCGTGTACGGCAACAAGCCGCTGCCCATCGGCCCCAAGGACGTGAAGCAGCTGGTGCGCACGCTGGAGAAGGCGCTGGGCCCTCGCGACACGTGGCGCGTGCCGGTGCTGCGCGAGATGTGGAGCACCCTCTTCGCGGGCGCCAGCAAGCGGCGGCGCACGGAGGACCACGAGCGCGTCTTCTACAGCCTCACCGGCTTCAGCCTGCGCCCGGGCTTCGGCTACCCGCTGGACGGCTGGCGCGCGGAGCAGACCTTCGGCCTCTTCGACGCGCTGGTGCAGCACCACACGGACAAGGCGGTGTGGACGGAGTTCTGGGTGATGTGGCGCCGCATCGCCGGCGGCCTCACCGAGGCGCAGCAGCAGAAGCTCTACGCGTACCTCCAGCCGCACCTCGCGCGCAGAGTCCCGCCGGACGCGCCGCCGCCGGGGAAGCTCAAGGGCATCCAGCCCGAGGGCCTGGAGGAGATGGTCCGCACCGTGGCCTCGCTGGAGCACCTGGCTCCGGGGGACAAGTCCGAGGTGGGCCGGTGGATTGCCGCGCGGCTGAAGGCCGAGGCGAAGTCCGGCGGCCCGTGGGCCTGGGCCCTGGGACGGCTGGGCGCGCGCGTGCCGCTCTACGGCAGCGGCCACAAGGTGGTGGACGTGGAGACGGCGGAGGCATGGCTCACGCTGCTCCTGGACATGGATCTGCGGAAGATTGACGGCGCGCCCTTCGCGGCGGCGCAGCTCGCGCGGCTCACCGGGGACCGCACGCGGGACATCTCCCCCGCCCTGCGCGAGCGCACGGAGAAGGAGCTCGTCGCGGCGAAGGCGCACGAGGCCTGGGTGCGCATGGTGCGCGAAGTGGTGGCGCTGGAGGCGGCGGACGAGGCCCGCGCGCTCGGCGACACACTGCCCGCGGGGCTCCGGCTGTCCTGA